A section of the Plasmodium knowlesi strain H genome assembly, chromosome: 3 genome encodes:
- a CDS encoding flap endonuclease 1, putative: protein MGIKGLTKFIADAAPNAIKEIKIENLMGRVVAIDASMSLYQFIIAIRDSEQYGNLTNESGETTSHISGLMSRSIKLMENGLKPIYVFDGAPPELKGSELEKRGEKRQKAEELLKKAKEEGNLEEIKKQSGRTVRVTKKQNEEAKKLLTLMGIPVVEAPCEAESQCAFLTKYNLAHATATEDADALVFGTKILIRNLNANASSTSQNKNKNSSKRGYILTEINLEQVLKGLNLNMNEFIDFCILCGCDYCDTIKGIGSKTAYNLIKEYNSIEKIIENIDKNKYQIPSNFRFVEARDSFINPKVLSKEEIKIDWGEPKIEELKNFLIKDYNFNEVRVTNYINRLLKARKVTTQRRLDNFFTACTKKSTKLVNEESQIKKEVKPKRKGKKRDAPNDSSTKLNSKQNKKPKGEKESKTEKDDGDTHNGNDNEEEGGEGETADMGAKDPFDTEEDEDNPSVNFFHHKSDSESGNVKKESTEQEANATPTGDVYSFPNGKDASGSNIHLSSNSTLHSCNNLNGDKAINESMHVVGSSAPEAGNNEIGNGDLFTSNAADCVNNNTDKTQAEIEMKKKNISFLLPYCPKNVTSVKKRKSVQRC, encoded by the coding sequence ATGGGAATTAAAGGCCTGACCAAGTTCATCGCTGACGCAGCGCCCAACGCCATTAAGGAGATAAAAATTGAGAACCTCATGGGGAGAGTGGTGGCCATCGATGCGTCCATGTCTTTGTACCAATTTATAATAGCCATAAGGGATTCTGAGCAGTATGGAAATTTGACGAACGAGTCTGGGGAAACGACCTCGCACATATCGGGGCTAATGTCGAGGAGCATAAAGCTAATGGAAAATGGTCTGAAGCCGATTTACGTGTTTGATGGAGCGCCCCCTGAGCTGAAAGGATCCGAGttagaaaaaagaggagagaaaagacaaaaggcagaagaattattaaaGAAAGctaaagaggaaggaaatttaGAAGAAATCAAAAAACAAAGTGGAAGGACAGTAAGGGTAAcgaaaaagcaaaatgaagaagcaaaaaaattattaacacTAATGGGAATCCCAGTTGTGGAGGCTCCATGTGAAGCAGAATCTCAGTGCGCATTTTTAACTAAGTACAATTTAGCACACGCAACAGCTACGGAAGACGCAGATGCATTAGTCTTCggaacaaaaattttaattcgGAATTTAAATGCCAATGCCTCATCAACTagccaaaataaaaataagaattcCAGTAAAAGAGGATACATACTAACGGAAATTAACCTGGAGCAAGTATTGAAAGGATTAAACTTAAACATGAATGAATTTATtgatttttgcattttatgTGGCTGCGATTATTGTGATACTATCAAAGGAATAGGGTCCAAGACAGCATACAATCTGATAAAGGAATATAACAgtattgaaaaaattatagaaaATATTGACAAGAATAAATACCAAATTCCTTCTAACTTCCGTTTTGTAGAAGCTAGGGATTCTTTTATTAACCCTAAAGTCTTGtccaaagaagaaattaaaattgaTTGGGGTGAACCCAAAAtcgaagaattaaaaaactTCCTAATAAAGGATTATAATTTTAACGAAGTTAGAGTTACCAATTATATTAACAGGTTGTTGAAGGCTAGAAAAGTAACAACACAAAGACGCCTGGACAACTTTTTTACTGCCTGTACAAAGAAAAGCACCAAACTAGTCAATGAGGAAAGTCAAATTAAGAAGGAGGTGAAGCCAAAgcggaagggaaagaagaggGACGCCCCAAATGACAGCTCCACGAAACTCAACTCCAAGCAAAATAAGAagccaaagggggaaaaggaatcgAAAACGGAGAAGGACGACGGGGACACCCATAATGGGAACGATAACGAGGAGGAGggtggagaaggagaaactgCCGACATGGGTGCCAAAGATCCCTTCGACACCGAGGAAGATGAGGACAACCCCAGCGTTAACTTCTTCCACCACAAATCCGACTCCGAATCAGgtaatgtaaaaaaggaaagtacgGAGCAGGAAGCAAACGCCACCCCCACGGGTGATGTGTATAGCTTCCCCAATGGGAAAGACGCATCTGGAAGTAACATACACCTGAGTAGCAACAGCACTCTCCATAGTTGTAACAATTTGAATGGTGATAAGGCAATCAACGAGAGCATGCACGTAGTAGGTAGTAGTGCCCCCGAGGCAGGCAACAACGAAATAGGCAACGGTGATCTATTCACCTCGAACGCCGCCGATTGTGTGAATAACAACACCGATAAAACACAAGCTGAAattgaaatgaaaaaaaaaaacatttcatttttgttgccCTACTGCCCCAAGAATGTTACTAGtgtgaagaagaggaaatccGTTCAGCGTTGTTAA